In a single window of the Calditrichota bacterium genome:
- a CDS encoding DUF1385 domain-containing protein: MMRSPERVAVAVRRQDGKIILKSDPYESFTKRKKIWGLPIVRGAVVLIESMILGIKALTFSGDIAVAEDGEKSKHSEKNKGLSKLWLAGTVAFSLIAGLALFFYLPLILTGLVGIKSGFWFNLVDGFLRISIFLLYLGVITLWKDIQRIFRYHGAEHQTIFAFEDGKELTVENARPYKPHHPRCGTSFIMTVLLISILVFLTLGRPDSIADRLIRLAFVPLIGGISYEAIKLSDKKMNNPIVRLMVLPGLWLQRITALKPDDSMLEVAIVALKGSLGEKFTGDTNVVWADDVNQQQA, encoded by the coding sequence GTCTTTCACGAAGCGGAAAAAAATATGGGGATTGCCCATCGTTCGCGGCGCCGTGGTGTTGATTGAATCCATGATTTTAGGGATCAAGGCGCTAACTTTTTCCGGCGATATTGCAGTGGCTGAGGACGGCGAGAAATCCAAACATAGCGAGAAAAATAAAGGGCTCTCCAAACTGTGGTTGGCGGGAACCGTGGCTTTTTCACTCATTGCGGGATTGGCGTTGTTTTTTTATTTGCCGCTGATTTTGACAGGTTTGGTGGGAATAAAGAGCGGGTTTTGGTTTAATTTAGTGGATGGGTTTTTGCGAATTTCTATCTTTTTACTGTATCTCGGCGTGATTACGCTCTGGAAGGATATCCAGCGCATTTTTCGCTATCATGGCGCGGAACACCAGACCATTTTTGCCTTTGAAGACGGTAAAGAACTGACTGTTGAAAATGCGCGACCCTACAAGCCTCACCATCCGCGCTGTGGAACAAGTTTCATCATGACAGTTTTGCTCATCAGCATTTTGGTTTTCTTGACGCTGGGAAGACCTGATTCCATTGCCGACCGGCTCATTCGGCTGGCTTTTGTGCCGCTCATCGGCGGAATTTCCTATGAAGCGATCAAACTGTCTGACAAAAAAATGAATAACCCCATCGTTCGCTTAATGGTCTTGCCGGGACTGTGGCTGCAACGCATTACCGCTCTGAAACCAGACGACTCGATGTTGGAAGTGGCAATTGTCGCGCTAAAAGGGAGTCTGGGAGAAAAATTTACAGGAGACACCAACGTCGTCTGGGCGGATGATGTGAATCAGCAACAAGCGTGA
- the prfA gene encoding peptide chain release factor 1: protein MIDKLEKIEARYQELSKLLSAPDIFKDQNQFRKLSKEQSELTPIVQKFHKLQTIRRQLAEAREIVDQADDSEMAELAEEEIKELQPQEEELEQELKMLLIPKDPEDEKNAIIEIRAGTGGDEACLFAGDLTRMYFKYAERQGWKTEVLSSHPQERGGFKEISFQVTGSNAYGKLKFEAGVHRVQRVPETEASGRIHTSAASVAVLPEMDEVEVKIDPNELKIDVYRSSGPGGQSVNTTDSAVRVTHIPTGLVVTCQDEKSQHKNRAKAIKVLRARLYEKARREEQEKLAAERRSMISTGDRSAKIRTFNFPQNRVTDHRINLTLYKLDKILEGELDEVIEQLLIADRAERLKFVETQ from the coding sequence ATGATTGATAAATTAGAAAAAATAGAAGCGAGATATCAGGAGCTCAGCAAACTGTTGAGCGCCCCGGACATCTTCAAAGATCAAAACCAATTTCGAAAACTCTCCAAAGAACAAAGCGAATTGACGCCAATTGTGCAAAAATTTCATAAATTACAAACCATTCGCCGTCAATTAGCGGAAGCCCGCGAGATCGTCGATCAGGCGGACGATTCGGAGATGGCTGAATTGGCAGAAGAGGAGATCAAAGAGCTGCAGCCGCAGGAAGAGGAATTGGAACAGGAATTGAAAATGTTGCTCATTCCCAAAGATCCTGAAGACGAAAAAAATGCGATTATCGAAATTCGCGCCGGTACCGGAGGGGATGAAGCTTGTTTGTTCGCCGGCGATTTGACGCGAATGTATTTCAAATATGCTGAACGCCAAGGCTGGAAGACAGAAGTCCTCAGCTCGCATCCGCAAGAAAGAGGCGGTTTCAAAGAAATTTCTTTTCAGGTCACGGGTTCCAATGCCTACGGAAAATTGAAGTTCGAAGCTGGTGTCCATCGCGTCCAGCGCGTTCCGGAAACCGAAGCCAGCGGAAGAATTCACACGTCGGCTGCGTCCGTGGCGGTGTTGCCGGAAATGGACGAAGTTGAAGTGAAAATTGATCCCAATGAATTGAAAATAGATGTCTACCGTTCGTCGGGCCCCGGCGGGCAGAGCGTGAACACAACCGACTCGGCGGTGCGCGTGACGCATATTCCGACAGGTCTTGTCGTTACTTGTCAGGATGAAAAGTCTCAGCACAAAAATCGCGCGAAAGCGATCAAAGTTTTGCGGGCGAGATTGTACGAAAAAGCGAGACGAGAAGAGCAGGAAAAATTAGCCGCCGAACGGCGTTCCATGATCAGCACGGGCGACCGCAGCGCAAAAATTCGCACGTTCAATTTCCCGCAAAATCGCGTGACCGACCACCGCATTAATTTGACGCTGTATAAGTTAGATAAAATTTTAGAGGGTGAGTTGGATGAAGTGATCGAACAACTCCTCATTGCTGACCGCGCGGAAAGATTAAAATTTGTTGAAACTCAATGA
- the prmC gene encoding peptide chain release factor N(5)-glutamine methyltransferase has translation MTKSANTYTVLQLIQLMSDFLQEKGIENPRLNAELLAGKVLELDRVQLYLNFERPVSPAELDRLRELLKRRVDHEPLQYLLGETEFFSLQFKVTPKTLIPRPETEILVEFIIENYAKFFPDVDEIKILDIGSGSGNIAVALAKNIPPAKITAIDVDEEALAVARENAARNEVDDKIQFIRQDIFSPLPENFWKFHVVVGNLPYISKAEMKTLPREVRDFEPRVALFGGDDGLDCYRRLQEILDKILLPDGLLILEIGVSQGDAVLQIFSKNKQFRQKEIVPDLNGLPRMFWAK, from the coding sequence ATGACTAAATCCGCCAACACATACACCGTTCTGCAATTGATTCAACTCATGTCCGATTTTTTGCAGGAGAAAGGAATTGAAAATCCGCGTCTCAATGCGGAGCTTCTGGCGGGAAAGGTGTTGGAATTGGATCGCGTGCAGCTCTATTTGAATTTTGAAAGACCTGTTTCCCCTGCGGAACTTGACCGGCTGCGCGAATTGCTGAAGCGGCGCGTAGATCACGAGCCACTGCAATATTTGCTGGGTGAAACTGAATTTTTTTCGCTTCAGTTCAAGGTCACGCCGAAAACATTGATTCCACGGCCCGAAACGGAAATTTTGGTGGAATTTATCATTGAAAATTATGCGAAATTTTTTCCTGATGTCGATGAAATAAAAATTTTGGACATCGGCAGCGGCAGCGGCAACATCGCTGTGGCGTTGGCAAAAAATATTCCGCCTGCGAAAATTACCGCGATTGATGTGGATGAAGAAGCGCTTGCTGTCGCCAGAGAGAATGCGGCAAGGAATGAAGTCGACGATAAAATTCAATTTATCAGACAGGATATTTTTTCTCCGCTGCCCGAAAATTTTTGGAAATTTCACGTCGTTGTCGGTAATTTACCGTACATCAGCAAAGCGGAAATGAAAACTTTGCCGCGCGAGGTCAGAGATTTTGAGCCGCGCGTTGCTCTGTTCGGCGGCGATGACGGACTGGATTGTTACCGACGCTTGCAAGAAATATTGGATAAAATTCTTCTGCCCGACGGGCTACTGATTTTGGAAATTGGCGTCTCGCAGGGAGACGCTGTGTTGCAAATTTTTTCAAAAAACAAACAATTCAGGCAAAAAGAGATCGTGCCTGATTTAAATGGCTTGCCGCGCATGTTTTGGGCGAAATGA